CTGTAAAATGCGATGGGTTTACCGTGCTCATTGAGGTATTCACGCGTGGTCAACATGTAGTCAAATGCGGATTCTGTCTCACTGAATCTTAGGTTCATCAAACGGCCAGTCGCATCATCAATGAACACCAATAGGCAGCATTTGTCGCTGCGGCCTTCAAACCAGTCATGATGGGAGCCGTCAATTTGGATAAGTTCCCCCAAGCAATCACGACGGTAACGAGGCTGATAGACTCGAGGTTTGCGTTGTGAATGTGGAAGCCACAGTCCGTCGGCGATCATCCATTGACGGAGTGTTTCTTTAGAGACGGATAGATTGTGTCGTTCAGTCAGTTTTTCCAGAGCGAACGTTGGTGAGAAGTCAGAGTAATGCTCACGGATAAGTTTCAGTATTTCAATTCTGAAATGTTCTGAGTAGCGTCGATTACTTGGGCGTCCACGCGCTGCGTGTGTAAGACTTTGAGCGCCAAGAGAGACAAGTTTGTTTACCAAACGTCGGATATGACGGGCAGACAGATTCAAAATGATAGCAGCGTCAACTTGGCGTAGTCGTTTTTCACGTACGTCAGTAAGCACCTTGAATCGATGAATATCTTTTTCACTCATAGTAATAAGCATCCGGATAACTCCTAAGCAGACCAATATAGGTAAGCTTAGGAGGACATTTTAAAATGGCTCAAACCGGACATTACTAAATTGCTCTAACAGCCTAAGTGCGTATTATGTACGTTATGTTAAATTGGATTTGATGTTTATAAGGCGGGTACCATTCTATGATGCCCTGTCTTTTGTTTATCTACCAAATTGACGTTCTATTTAACAGTAAAGCTATTTACCATAAAATACCTAATAAACATATTTCCTAATCTTTGATTAAGAATACGTTTATTAGACTTCAAGCATTAATCGATCAATTGCTTCTGTGATCTCTTTGGTTCTTACTGGCTTGGTCACGAAATCATTCATGCCGACGTCTAAGCACGAACATTTGTCTTCTACTGATGTGTGTGCCGTTAGTGCGACGATTGGTATTTTGATGTTGGCATCTCTCATGTGCTTGGTTGTGGTTAGTCCATCCATCACTGGCATCGACATATCCATTAAAATAATGTCTATCGAGTCAATGGCTTTTTCAACAAAACCAATAGCTTCTTCACCGTTGCTGGCGATGAAAACTTTGTGGCCTTGTCGCGTCAGGATTAACTTAATGACCATTTGATTCGTTGGATTGTCTTCGACAACTAACACCGAATAACGGCTTCTTAACTCGGGTGAACATTTATTGTCTTCATTATTGGCCAGATTGTTCTTAACTCTGGTAAGCACTGGCAACTGTACTTCGAATTTTGAACCTTTTCCTGGCTCACTCTCTACCGATATACGTCCACGCATCAGCTCAACTAGTCTTTTGGTTATTGCCAAACCTAAACCAGTGCCACCAAATCTGCGTGTGATTGTGCTATCAGCTTGTACAAATGGACTGAATAGCGACGAAAGTTGTTGCGAGCTAATGCCAATACCGGTGTCTTCTACCGTTATATAGAAAGAGCTCTGCTGGTACTTGATAGAAACGTGGACATGCCCACGTTCAGTGAACTTAATCGCGTTGCCAATCAGATTAAATAGGATTTGTGCTAGGCGACTTGGATCTATGTAATGAAGTTCGCCTTCAGGGATATCGCTTGTTACTGTTAGCGCCAAACCTTTATCGTCTGCTGTCTTCTTTTGTTCAGATAATACAAAAGTTACAGTGTCTCTTACATTGCTCCATTGAGGTGTTAGAGAGAAACATCCAGATTCAATTTTAGAAAAGTCCAACACGTCACTGATAATTGCTAATAGAAGCTCTGATGACGTGCTCATATTAAGAACTATAGACTGTTGTTCTTCGTTGAGTGACGTGGATTTTAGTGTGTCGATTAAGCCAATGATAGCATTTAGCGGTGTTCTCAACTCGTGACTCATCATCGCGAGGAATTCAGACTTGGCCTTGTTAGCTCTTTCTGCGTCTTTTCTTGCCGTGACTAGTTCTGCAGTACGTTCTCTAACTGTCGCTTCAAGCTTTTCTTTGTTCTCAATATCGAAAACAGCGCGCTCTATTAGCGGGCGGAAACGGTTTAGTGTGGCTTTGGTTTCAATACTAAAGTGCTTAGTATTTGAGTGGATAAAAATGATAACGGACTGTGTTAGACCACTATCTATCCCAGTAATCAGCACTGAATTGATTTGGTCGAGAATAATGGGATGCAGAGAGTTAAATTCCCCAAGAGATTTGGGTTCGAAAAGGATGGCACATTCACCATTAATGACTCGCGATAGTTTGCCACAATCACTCCAATTCATCTGTTCGAAGACTTTGTTATTGGTTAGCAAAGTTTTGAAGCTACCTTCGTTCCCTACCCTTGATACCACTATAAAGTCATCAAATTTAATGTATTTTTTGAGTACGAACTCAAGGCTGGAGAATATCTCAGATATATTACTCGCCTTACTGATCGCTGAGATGGTTGATAAGATCACCCTGTTCTCTTCAGCCAGTTTTCGCTCACGGGCTTTTAGTTTTTGCAGTTCAATACGAGCTTCTTGCAGCGCTTCTTGACCTTCAGACCCCATTACTTTCTCAACCTATAAAACGTTGCAGACGATACCATTAAATTCCCGTGTGCATTCTCACCGCCAGATAGCCTACCTTGCTCACCAAACGTGAATGGACATATGTAAGGAAGCCCGTTAAGTGCTTGATTTATTTGCTCACAAACCTCCTCCATGTCTTGTTTTAGATTCAACATTGGACCGGCACAAAATATATTGATCGCCCCTAATTTCTCTTCAAGATCCATATCGTTGTAGTACGAGGAGTGAATGATGTTCGCGGCGCGGCTGATCAATTGCTGCTTGGAGCCTTGCATCAAATAAATGGTGTCGCCTTCACTGATATCCGTAAAGAGCTCGATACCGTTGCACTCCGTTTCGCGAATTGAGTGAGATAGTTTGAAATACGGATAGTTGTAAGATGTACCGACTTTTCTGCCTAGTGGATAGACAGATGACTTTTCAAAGATATAGCCGTCGTCACTGCCACCTAAATGGAAATTAGTCCATTCATTGTAAACCGTGGCGGCTGGCCTGTGATCTATCTCAAGCAAGATTCTATTTCTTACTTTGGTCACGGTTCCTAAGTATCGCGTAGGCGTGTGCCCTGCACTGAATGATGAATAGATAGACTGAGAGGAGAAAAAGACGGTTAATGAGACGCCATTAATTGAGAGTGACTCTTCGGTAAAGATACTCCAATTTCCAGAAACCTGATTGTCTGCAGCACTGCCACCGATAATTGGAACCTCAGTGCCGAATTTCTTATCGATAGCCGCCATCACTTTCTCTTCATTACCAGGAGTGGAATGAAGCAAGATAAGGTCGGGAATTTCACCTTCTCGGTTGGCGTTCTTGAGTGCTTTATCGATCGCGCTGAAGGTGCTGGCGTCTATGGAGTCACCGAAGTGCTCAATGCCCGTGCCGTAAGCGTTGATGCCTGAATCATAAATGATGAGCACACCGATCACAGGCCCTGAATGGAATCCAGTTTCAGTCATAATCCCATGGCATGTCGTGCATCCATGTATTGGAATATTAGGGAGAGCATCTACGAAATATCTCTGCACAGCGAGTGTCGAGTACTCTTCTGTGCAGTAGCAAATAAGACAAGCGATATCCTCGGGGTTTTCTACCCCAAGAAGAAGTTCATCTACGGCGATTTTATCATCTAGAGAATAAGAGACTTTTGATAGAAATTTCATAGAGTTCTGGAAACTTTATTAATGTTGTCTTTATAACACTTTAATGCGCAAGGTTTCACTGATTTAGTCAATATTTCTATTAAAGAGCGAGGTGTTGCTCAGTTTTGAGTTTTATTCTTTTGAGAGATTTACTGTATACGTCATGACCTGTTGTGGAAATGTAACCGTTATTGAGGAAGTCTTATCATTGGTTTGTAAAAGCCAAGATGAAGCCCCTTTCGATTCTAAAACTCCGCTTCCATCATAGTTAATGATAAATTTGCCAGTTTTAGATGTTTCAATTGAATACCCCTGACTATTGCCCGAAATCGAAACATTATTATTATCAATACCAAATTCACAAGGTTTTGAAACTATACAGCTTATTGTTTCGTTATTATCGTATGTTACTGTTCTCCAAGTAAATGCAGCTATTAAAATAATCAACATGACGATAATTTGAACAAGCCTGCCTTTTGTTAGCTTTTGTGCCGCCATTATAATCTTTACTCCTTGTTACAAAGTTCAAAGTTTTTAAATAAAAATCCAATTCCAGACCAAGCGTAAGGTTACTACTCTGTCATTGATTTGTTAATTCAAGTATAGTGTCGCGTTGAAAATGCCACTTTTTTTAAAATCAGCAAGTGGAAATAAAGCCCTGAATAGGCTGAATTTCCTTTTCTAATTTGGGTGGCATTACGACGTGAGTCGTGTTGGAAGTAAAGTGTAGTAAATAAGAAATTGGAAGCATGCAAATGAGCCAAGAAAAGCAGCTTGAACAAAACTACAACTATACGGTCGTCCGTCAATTTACCCTAGTTACAATTTTGTGGGGTATTGTCGGTATGGGCGTTGGTGTTTTGATTGCCGCTCAATTAGTTTGGCCACAGCTAAACTTTGATACGCCGTGGTTGACGTACAGTCGTTTACGTCCCCTGCATACTAATGCGGTTATTTTTGCGTTCGGTACAAGTGCGCTGTTTGCAACATCATATTATGTTGTACAACGTACCTGTCAGACGCGTCTCTTTGGTGGCCCTCTCGTAGCCTTTACCTTTTGGGGTTGGCAAGCGATTATCCTGTCCGCTGCAATTACTTTACCGTTAGGTTTAACCTCTGGTAAAGAATATGCGGAACTTGAATGGCCAATCGATATTGCTATTACTCTTGTGTGGGTAGCTTATGCGGTCGTGTTCTTCGGAACAATGATAAAGCGTAAGACATCGCACATTTATGTAGCAAACTGGTTCTTCGGAGCCTTCATCATCACGGTTGCCGTGTTGCACATCGTTAACAGCCTTGCTGTTCCTGTATCTGCGTTTAAATCGTACTCGATTTATTCCGGTGCGATCGATGCAATGGTGCAATGGTGGTACGGACACAATGCGGTAGGCTTCCTATTGACAGCTGGTTTCCTAGGTATGATGTATTACTTCGTTCCTAAACAAGCTGGTCGCCCTGTTTACTCTTACCGTTTGTCGATTGTTCACTTCTGGGCTCTAGTGTCTTTGTATATCTGGGCTGGTCCTCACCACCTACACTACACTGCACTTCCTGACTGGACTCAATCTCTAGGTATGGTTATGTCTTTGGTTCTGTTTGCTCCATCTTGGGGTGGCATGATCAACGGTATTATGACTCTATCTGGTGCGTGGCATAAGCTTCGCTACGACCCAATCCTACGTTTCCTAATTGTTTCTCTATCATTCTACGGCATGTCGACTTTCGAAGGCCCAATGATGGCAATCAAAACGGTTAACGCACTATCTCACTACACGGACTGGACTATCGGTCACGTTCACTCTGGTGCGTTAGGTTGGGTTGCAATGGTTTCTATCGGTTCGGTTTACCACTTAGTTCCTAAACTATTTGGTCAAGAGCGTATGTACTCTGTATCTCTAATCAATGTTCACTTCTGGTTGGCAACGATTGGTACGGTTTTCTACATTGTTGCAATGTGGATCTCTGGTGTGATGCAAGGTCTGATGTGGCGTGCAGTTAACTCTGACGGTACATTAACTTACAGCTTCGTTGAATCTGTAGAAGCGTCTTACCCGTTCTACTTTGTACGTTTCTTAGGTGGTTTCATCTTCCTATCTGGTATGTTCTTAATGGCATACAACACGTACAAAACTGTTTCTGCACCTAAAGATAGCCTTAAAGCTATCGCTCAACCGGCTTAAGGAGATTTAGAATGAGCTCAAATTCAAATAATCGCCATGAGTTGGTAGAGAAGAACGTTGGCCTACTAGCGATCTTGATCGTTATTGCTATCAGTTTTGGTGCGTTAGTAGAAATTACCCCTCTTATTTTCCAAAAGCAGACAACTGAACCCGTAGAAAACCTACGTGTTTACTCTGCTCTCGAAATGGAAGGTCGTGATATCTACATTCGTGAAGGTTGTAACGTATGTCACAGCCAAATGATTCGTCCTTTCCGCTCCGAGACTGAACGTTACGGTCACTACTCTGTAGCTGGCGAAAGCGTTTGGGAACATCCATTCCTATGGGGTTCTAAGCGTACTGGTCCTGATCTAGCGCGTGTTGGTGATCGTTACTCTGATGAGTGGCACCGTGTTCACCTTATCGACCCTCGTGAACTTGTTCCTGAATCAAACATGCCTGGTTTCCCATGGCTTGCTGAGAATGTACTTGATGGCAAATTGACTCAACAGAAGCTTGAACTCTTCCGTAATCAATTTGGTGTTCCTTACACAGATGAACAAATTGCTAACGCTAAACAAGATGTTGAAGGAAAAACAGAGATGGATGCAATCATCGCTTACCTTCAATCGCTTGGCCACGCAATGAAATAAGGAATAATTATGGACATTATTACATTTCAAAGTGTTTGGACTGTGACTGTTTTTGCTTGCTTCATCGGCATCGTTTGGTGGGCATACGGCAAGAACCGTAAATCACGTTTCGACGAAGACGCGAACCTAGTGTTTGCTGACGACGAGCCAGCAACAAGTTCTAAAAATGAAGGAGTGACAAAGTAATGAGTACATTCTGGAGTATCTGGGTTAGTGCGATTACGATTGGTACCCTAATTGGTTGTGCTGTCTTACTTCGTTGGTGTTTTAAAGATAAAACAGGCGTTGAAGAAGGTCATGATATGGGCCATGAATACGATGGTATTCGTGAGCTTAACAACCCACTACCAAAATGGTGGACATACCTTTTCATCAGTACGATTGTTTTTGCAGCGGTTTATCTTGCTCTATACCCAGGCCTTGGCAACTTTAAAGGTCTACTAGGTTGGACAAGTTCAAACCAAGAAGTGCGTAGCATTGAAGAGTCTCGCTCTGCAATTGCTGCTGCGCAAGCA
This region of Vibrio sp. BS-M-Sm-2 genomic DNA includes:
- a CDS encoding ATP-binding protein codes for the protein MGSEGQEALQEARIELQKLKARERKLAEENRVILSTISAISKASNISEIFSSLEFVLKKYIKFDDFIVVSRVGNEGSFKTLLTNNKVFEQMNWSDCGKLSRVINGECAILFEPKSLGEFNSLHPIILDQINSVLITGIDSGLTQSVIIFIHSNTKHFSIETKATLNRFRPLIERAVFDIENKEKLEATVRERTAELVTARKDAERANKAKSEFLAMMSHELRTPLNAIIGLIDTLKSTSLNEEQQSIVLNMSTSSELLLAIISDVLDFSKIESGCFSLTPQWSNVRDTVTFVLSEQKKTADDKGLALTVTSDIPEGELHYIDPSRLAQILFNLIGNAIKFTERGHVHVSIKYQQSSFYITVEDTGIGISSQQLSSLFSPFVQADSTITRRFGGTGLGLAITKRLVELMRGRISVESEPGKGSKFEVQLPVLTRVKNNLANNEDNKCSPELRSRYSVLVVEDNPTNQMVIKLILTRQGHKVFIASNGEEAIGFVEKAIDSIDIILMDMSMPVMDGLTTTKHMRDANIKIPIVALTAHTSVEDKCSCLDVGMNDFVTKPVRTKEITEAIDRLMLEV
- a CDS encoding FIST signal transduction protein; the encoded protein is MKFLSKVSYSLDDKIAVDELLLGVENPEDIACLICYCTEEYSTLAVQRYFVDALPNIPIHGCTTCHGIMTETGFHSGPVIGVLIIYDSGINAYGTGIEHFGDSIDASTFSAIDKALKNANREGEIPDLILLHSTPGNEEKVMAAIDKKFGTEVPIIGGSAADNQVSGNWSIFTEESLSINGVSLTVFFSSQSIYSSFSAGHTPTRYLGTVTKVRNRILLEIDHRPAATVYNEWTNFHLGGSDDGYIFEKSSVYPLGRKVGTSYNYPYFKLSHSIRETECNGIELFTDISEGDTIYLMQGSKQQLISRAANIIHSSYYNDMDLEEKLGAINIFCAGPMLNLKQDMEEVCEQINQALNGLPYICPFTFGEQGRLSGGENAHGNLMVSSATFYRLRK
- the ccoN gene encoding cytochrome-c oxidase, cbb3-type subunit I; the protein is MSQEKQLEQNYNYTVVRQFTLVTILWGIVGMGVGVLIAAQLVWPQLNFDTPWLTYSRLRPLHTNAVIFAFGTSALFATSYYVVQRTCQTRLFGGPLVAFTFWGWQAIILSAAITLPLGLTSGKEYAELEWPIDIAITLVWVAYAVVFFGTMIKRKTSHIYVANWFFGAFIITVAVLHIVNSLAVPVSAFKSYSIYSGAIDAMVQWWYGHNAVGFLLTAGFLGMMYYFVPKQAGRPVYSYRLSIVHFWALVSLYIWAGPHHLHYTALPDWTQSLGMVMSLVLFAPSWGGMINGIMTLSGAWHKLRYDPILRFLIVSLSFYGMSTFEGPMMAIKTVNALSHYTDWTIGHVHSGALGWVAMVSIGSVYHLVPKLFGQERMYSVSLINVHFWLATIGTVFYIVAMWISGVMQGLMWRAVNSDGTLTYSFVESVEASYPFYFVRFLGGFIFLSGMFLMAYNTYKTVSAPKDSLKAIAQPA
- the ccoO gene encoding cytochrome-c oxidase, cbb3-type subunit II, with the protein product MSSNSNNRHELVEKNVGLLAILIVIAISFGALVEITPLIFQKQTTEPVENLRVYSALEMEGRDIYIREGCNVCHSQMIRPFRSETERYGHYSVAGESVWEHPFLWGSKRTGPDLARVGDRYSDEWHRVHLIDPRELVPESNMPGFPWLAENVLDGKLTQQKLELFRNQFGVPYTDEQIANAKQDVEGKTEMDAIIAYLQSLGHAMK
- a CDS encoding CcoQ/FixQ family Cbb3-type cytochrome c oxidase assembly chaperone; amino-acid sequence: MDIITFQSVWTVTVFACFIGIVWWAYGKNRKSRFDEDANLVFADDEPATSSKNEGVTK